One Betaproteobacteria bacterium genomic window, CTCGACGGCGCGCGCGGCATCATTGGAAGCAAGGACAAGGAAAGCGAATGAGCGAGTTGAACGGATACGAAGTGTTGTCGCAGGCCTTCGTGGCGGAAGGCGTGGATACGATGTTCGCGCTGCTGGGCGACGCGAACATGTATTGGGGCGCGGTGATGGCGCAGAAATACGGCGTGCGCGTGGTGCATGCGCGCCACGAGCACTGCGCCTGCGCCATGGCGGACGGCTACGCGCGTCACACCGGCAAGGTGGGCGTGGCGACGGTCACCTGCGGTCCCGGCTTCACGCAGATCATGACGGCGCTCACCACTGCCGCGCGCGGCAGCATTCCGATGGTCGTATTCGCGGGCGATTCGCCGACCTCGGCCGCCTGGTACGTCCAGCAGCTCGAGCTGGGACCGCTGGCGACCGCGACGGGCGCGCGCTACCTGGCGGTGAAGAGCGTCGACCGGATGCTCGATACGGTGCGCGAAGCGTTCTACACCGCGCGTCAAGAGCGGCTTCCCGTGGTGCTCGGCGTGCCGATGGATCTGCAAAAGGCGCCGTTTCCCTGGGGTGCGGAGTATTCGCCTTCGACCGAGCTCATGCCCACACCGCAGCGGCCGGCGCCCGATCCCGCATTGGTCGAAAAGCTCGCAGCGATGATCACGGAGTCGAGCCACCCCATCATCCTGGCCGGCCGCGGCGTGTTGCGCTCGGGGGCGGGGCCGAGCCTCGAGGCGTTGGCGGAACGCTGCGGTGCCTTGCTGGCGACCTCGCTTTTCGCCAAGGGCCTCTTCGACCACAACCGCTTCGGCATCGGCGTGGCGGGTGCTTACGCCAGTCCGCTTGCGCGCGAGGAGTTCGCCGCGTGCGACCTGCTGATCGGCGTCGGCGCTGGTCTGGGGCACTACACCACCGAGGCGGGCTATCTCTATCCGAATGCGAAGACGGTGCAGATCGACATCAACCCGCGCGGGCTGTACCAGGGGCTGCGCGTCGCCGATCTGCACATCCGGGCCGATGCCAAGGCGACTGCCGAGGCCGTGCTGGCGAAGCTCGCGGAGCGCAATTTTTCTTCCGCCGGCGTGCGCTCGCCCATGCTCGCGAATCGCATCGCGCAAATGGCGGCGCGGCCGGATGCGAAGGAGTTCCTGGTCGCGCCCGGCACGGTCGATCCGCGCCCGGCGATGCTCGAGCTCGATGCCGCGATCCCGAAAGACTGGACGGTCGTGAGCGGCGGTGCGCACTTTGCCGGCATCGTGGTCACCCATTTCTACGGGCGCCATGCCGAGCAGGTGCACGTGCTCAACGACTTCGGTGCGATCGGCTCGGCGTTCCCCGCTGCGATCGGCGTCGCGGCGGCGCGCGGCGACGGCAAGGTGCTGCTGATCGAAGGCGACGGCAGCCTCATGATGCATGCGCAGGAGCTGGAGACGATCCGCCGCCAGGACATTCGCATGCTCATCTGCACGGTGAACGACGGCGGCTATGGCGCCGAGGTGCACAAGTTCCGGGCGCAGGGCTACGATCCGCAGGAATCGAAGCATGGCCGTGGCGACATCGCATCCATCGCGCGCGGCTTCGGCCTGCGCGGCGAGAAGATCACCGGCCTGGGCCGATTCAAGGAGCTCTTCGCCGCGCACCAGCAGGCCGGGCAGGCGGAGCTGTGGGATTTGCACGTCGACGACAACATCGCGTCGGCGCCTTACCGGCGGATTCACTTCGGCGAGCTGTAGAAAGCGCACACGGGCGCACTTCGCCCATTAAGACCACCCCGTCCGCGACACCGTCGCGTCCCGCCCCTCCTTGGCAGGCGGGGAAACCAGGTCTTTCTCC contains:
- a CDS encoding thiamine pyrophosphate-binding protein; translation: MSELNGYEVLSQAFVAEGVDTMFALLGDANMYWGAVMAQKYGVRVVHARHEHCACAMADGYARHTGKVGVATVTCGPGFTQIMTALTTAARGSIPMVVFAGDSPTSAAWYVQQLELGPLATATGARYLAVKSVDRMLDTVREAFYTARQERLPVVLGVPMDLQKAPFPWGAEYSPSTELMPTPQRPAPDPALVEKLAAMITESSHPIILAGRGVLRSGAGPSLEALAERCGALLATSLFAKGLFDHNRFGIGVAGAYASPLAREEFAACDLLIGVGAGLGHYTTEAGYLYPNAKTVQIDINPRGLYQGLRVADLHIRADAKATAEAVLAKLAERNFSSAGVRSPMLANRIAQMAARPDAKEFLVAPGTVDPRPAMLELDAAIPKDWTVVSGGAHFAGIVVTHFYGRHAEQVHVLNDFGAIGSAFPAAIGVAAARGDGKVLLIEGDGSLMMHAQELETIRRQDIRMLICTVNDGGYGAEVHKFRAQGYDPQESKHGRGDIASIARGFGLRGEKITGLGRFKELFAAHQQAGQAELWDLHVDDNIASAPYRRIHFGEL